From a single Bryobacter aggregatus MPL3 genomic region:
- a CDS encoding exo-beta-N-acetylmuramidase NamZ domain-containing protein, with protein sequence MKKLLLLAMAGVLAGQEIPQLNAVIEAAVAKGEIPGAVCIVGYRDRILHRKAYGQRALVPTREAMTLDTIFDAASLTKVVATTSAMLRLIEDGKVRLNDRVTAYLPEFQGGKSEITVRQLMTHYSGLRPDLDLDPAWSGYDLGIQKALIDKPTGEPGVKFVYSDINFILLGEIVRRVSGQPLNVFAKERIFQPLEMNDSGYLPDASLLSRIAPTETPLRGVVHDETTRFMGGVAGHAGLFTTADDLSKFARMYLRKGEPLFSPLMIAQATRPQSPANLPALRGLGWDIDTPFSGNRGDLYPIGSFGHTGFTGTSLWIDPSTESYVILMSNAVHPKRGSVITPLRGRVASVAAAYVSRNFSAAAMQKEKVTLSGLDRLVEEKFRSLAGKRVGLITNHTGLSRDGQRNIDLMLRGGVQLQSLFSPEHGILGKLDDEKVVDSRDPVSKLPVHSLYYDERRKPNAANLKGIDTLVFDIQDMGARFYTYGCTMKNAMEVAAQLNIEFVVLDRPNPVTGEHVEGPMIDDAEMSFVGCLPIPVRHGFTMGELARFANDTLSKKAKLTVVPMSGWRRSDWFDQTGLPWVNPSPNMTSLTQATLYPGIAMLEFSKNLSVGRGTAAPFEQVGAPWMDANLVAEALNRMAIPGVRVYPTSFEPQSSYYAGQKVNGVRFLLTNRDEFDATFLGLSLMETLQRLYPKHLDLWVNRKLIGSADTIRRLTQGETASIVRKSMDSTLRKFLDKRQQYLIYP encoded by the coding sequence ATGAAGAAACTGCTACTGTTGGCGATGGCCGGGGTGCTGGCGGGTCAGGAAATCCCGCAGCTGAATGCGGTGATTGAAGCCGCAGTAGCAAAAGGTGAGATCCCAGGCGCCGTCTGCATCGTCGGGTACCGGGACCGCATCCTCCACCGCAAGGCCTATGGCCAGCGCGCACTCGTTCCCACTCGCGAGGCGATGACCCTCGATACGATCTTTGACGCCGCCAGCCTCACCAAGGTGGTTGCCACCACCAGTGCGATGCTGCGTTTGATCGAAGATGGCAAGGTCCGGCTCAACGATCGGGTGACGGCCTATCTGCCTGAATTCCAAGGCGGCAAGAGTGAGATCACGGTCCGGCAACTGATGACCCACTACTCCGGTCTTCGGCCCGATCTCGATCTCGATCCCGCCTGGAGCGGCTATGATCTCGGCATTCAGAAGGCGCTCATCGACAAGCCAACTGGCGAGCCGGGTGTGAAGTTTGTCTACAGCGACATCAATTTCATCCTGCTTGGCGAGATCGTGCGCCGCGTGAGCGGGCAGCCGCTGAATGTGTTCGCAAAAGAACGGATCTTCCAGCCACTGGAGATGAATGACAGCGGCTATCTGCCGGATGCCTCGCTGCTCTCCCGGATTGCTCCCACGGAGACGCCGCTTCGGGGTGTTGTCCATGACGAGACCACGCGCTTTATGGGCGGTGTGGCGGGGCACGCGGGCTTGTTTACAACGGCCGACGACTTGTCGAAATTCGCACGCATGTATTTGCGCAAAGGCGAGCCGCTCTTCTCGCCACTGATGATTGCCCAGGCCACCCGGCCGCAGTCTCCGGCGAATCTGCCTGCCTTGCGCGGCTTGGGCTGGGATATCGATACGCCCTTTTCCGGCAATCGTGGCGATCTCTATCCGATCGGCTCTTTCGGGCATACCGGGTTCACCGGAACCAGCCTCTGGATTGACCCCTCCACTGAAAGTTACGTCATCCTGATGTCCAACGCGGTGCATCCCAAGCGTGGAAGCGTCATCACCCCTTTACGCGGCCGGGTGGCGAGTGTGGCCGCAGCTTATGTCAGCCGGAATTTCTCGGCTGCCGCCATGCAAAAAGAAAAAGTGACCTTGTCTGGCCTGGACCGTTTGGTGGAAGAGAAATTTCGCAGCTTGGCCGGAAAACGTGTGGGTTTAATCACAAATCACACCGGGCTGTCGCGCGATGGCCAACGAAATATCGATTTGATGCTTCGTGGCGGTGTCCAATTGCAGTCTTTGTTCAGTCCCGAGCATGGAATTCTCGGAAAGTTGGACGACGAAAAAGTGGTGGACTCGCGAGATCCCGTCTCCAAGCTACCCGTCCATAGTCTCTACTATGACGAGCGGCGCAAGCCGAATGCCGCGAATCTCAAAGGGATCGATACCCTCGTCTTTGATATTCAAGATATGGGTGCGCGCTTCTACACCTACGGTTGCACGATGAAGAATGCGATGGAAGTCGCCGCGCAGTTGAATATTGAATTTGTCGTACTGGATCGGCCAAATCCAGTGACTGGCGAACACGTTGAAGGTCCGATGATTGACGATGCGGAAATGAGCTTTGTGGGCTGCCTGCCCATTCCTGTGCGGCACGGGTTCACGATGGGGGAGTTGGCGCGCTTTGCCAACGATACACTTTCCAAGAAGGCGAAGCTCACCGTGGTGCCGATGAGTGGCTGGCGGCGGAGTGATTGGTTTGACCAGACGGGCTTGCCCTGGGTCAATCCCTCCCCCAATATGACCAGCCTGACGCAGGCCACACTCTACCCCGGGATTGCTATGTTGGAGTTCTCCAAGAATCTATCGGTCGGGCGGGGAACTGCCGCTCCTTTTGAACAGGTGGGCGCGCCCTGGATGGACGCAAACCTTGTAGCAGAGGCTTTGAATCGCATGGCGATTCCAGGAGTCCGGGTCTATCCGACAAGTTTCGAACCCCAATCCAGCTACTATGCCGGTCAAAAGGTGAACGGTGTGCGCTTCTTACTCACCAATCGGGATGAGTTTGATGCCACCTTCCTTGGCTTGAGCCTGATGGAAACCCTGCAACGCCTTTACCCCAAGCACCTCGACCTATGGGTCAATCGAAAACTCATTGGGAGTGCGGATACGATTCGCCGCCTCACCCAGGGAGAGACGGCGTCAATCGTGCGGAAGTCGATGGACTCGACTTTGCGCAAGTTCCTGGACAAGCGTCAGCAGTATCTGATCTACCCCTAA